From one Coffea eugenioides isolate CCC68of chromosome 11, Ceug_1.0, whole genome shotgun sequence genomic stretch:
- the LOC113754067 gene encoding F-box protein SKIP14 has product MALKNSGINFHTNGSLVERCPGENSKGFDSYDYNNREGKSDKLSSDDDIVDLLPRDPFGMDISATFTAITGWIEDFGLENLGFESSSEDDEVEKVDDQFLAELNIVWNSATRLHPDLGDIKAYKESSVSSMELGLCNDPNKEDFMGFSFEKCCTPWDAANKHKSASPAKNVSTGVRGPPPDALFFSLGYLGARDLLSVEKVCKSLRDAVRNDPLLWLNLHVTYPLCDKITDDALLRLTSRAQGRLHSLSIVECLKITDGGLKKVLEMNPGLTKLSIAGCLRLSVEGTLSNLRFFKSVGRPGIKHLRIGGLFGVTSQHFEELKLLLGADKQNWVSVNKPRFFHAEQLYLSFDDERPIDIEICPKCQQLRQVYDCPADSCRGKQHTAQVCKACTFCIARCINCGRCLNNCDYEETFCLDFLCLDCLKQVLNCQDRQKRVTISPKHTYLHQQASYHFFLYG; this is encoded by the exons ATGGCATTGAAGAATTCTGGGATAAACTTTCATACTAATGGGTCTCTTGTGGAGAGGTGCCCAGGTGAAAATTCCAAAGGTTTCGATTCCTATGACTATAACAATCGCGAGGGAAAATCTGACAAGCTATCTTCCGATGATGATATTGTTGATCTATTACCTAGGGATCCCTTTGGTATGGACATTAGCGCCACGTTCACAGCTATTACGGGATGGATTGAGGATTTTGGGTTGGAGAATCTTGGATTTGAGTCATCTAGTGAAGATGATGAGGTTGAAAAGGTGGATGATCAATTCCTTGCCGAGCTAAACATTGTCTGGAACAGTGCCACAAGGCTTCATCCCGATTTGGGCGATATAAAAGCCTATAAAGAATCATCCGTGTCTTCAATGGAATTGGGGTTATGCAATGATCCTAACAAAGAGGATTTCATGGGTTTCAGTTTTGAGAAGTGTTGCACTCCCTGGGATGCAGCTAATAAACATAAATCAGCATCCCCAGCGAAGAATGTTTCCACTGGTGTTCGTGGGCCTCCCCCAGATGCTTTGTTTTTTTCTCTTGGCTACCTGGGTGCGAGGGACCTTCTTTCGGTTGAAAAAGTATGCAAATCCTTGCGTGACGCCGTCCGGAATGATCCTCTCCTCTGGCTAAATCTTCATGTCACTTATCCGTTGTGTGATAAGATCACTGATGATGCCCTTTTACGGTTAACGAGTAGGGCTCAAGGCCGTCTGCACAGCTTAAGTATCGTGGAGTGCTTAAAGATCACCGATGGTGGTTTGAAGAAGGTGCTTGAAATGAATCCTGGATTGACGAAG CTAAGCATTGCGGGGTGTCTAAGACTCAGCGTTGAAGGGACTTTGAGCAACTTAAGGTTCTTCAAGTCTGTAGGCAGACCTGGAATTAAGCATTTAAGAATTGGTGGACTTTTTGGTGTAACCAGCCAGCATTTTGAAGAGCTGAAGCTTTTATTGGGCGCAGATAAACAGAATTGGGTCAGCGTCAACAAACCACGGTTCTTCCATGCAGAGCAGTTGTATCTGTCCTTTGATGATGAGCGCCCTATTGACATTGAGATATGTCCAAAATGCCAACAACTCAGACAAGTGTATGACTGTCCAGCTGACAGCTGTAGGGGGAAGCAGCACACTGCCCAGGTGTGCAAGGCCTGCACATTTTGCATTGCTCGTTGTATAAACTGTGGGCGGTGCTTGAATAATTGTGATTACGAGGAGACATTTTGTCTCGACTtcctttgtttggattgtcTGAAGCAGGTTTTGAATTGCCAGGATAGGCAGAAGAGAGTGACTATTTCGCCAAAGCACACTTATCTTCACCAACAGGCAAGTTACCATTTCTTCCTATATGGCTAG
- the LOC113754445 gene encoding trihelix transcription factor GT-1-like has translation MYLAHRPRPIDSYKDLSSEELVMDITPHVDLQQQQMILADSGGEDHELRAPKKRAETWVQDETRSLIAFRREVDALFNTSKSNKHLWEQISSKMREKGFDRSPTMCTDKWRNLLKEFKKLKQQDRGNNNCNNSGSASSANKMWYYKELEELLRDRAKNGSYKSPPPPPPSAKVEAYIHFPDKGGLEDGSIPFGSVEENGRASVNLETPLDNDGDPLTITAADAVTANEVPPWNWRTSPDAGSDGHPSYGGRVITVKWGEYRRRIGIDGTADAIKEAIKSAFSLRTKRAFWLEDEDSIIRTIDRDMPLGNYTLHLDEGISFKVCLYNESDRLAVHTEDKTLYTEDDFRDFLTRRGLIGLREIDGYRCFSNIDDLRPGAVYQGVRLLGD, from the exons ATGTACTTGGCCCATAGACCTCGTCCTATTGATTCCTACAAAGATTTATCATCAGAAGAATTGGTGATGGACATTACTCCCCACGTAGACCTGCAGCAGCAGCAGATGATTTTGGCCGACAGCGGCGGCGAGGATCACGAATTGAGGGCTCCCAAGAAACGGGCCGAAACTTGGGTCCAAGATGAGACCCGGAGCCTAATTGCCTTCAGGCGCGAGGTGGATGCATTGTTTAACACCTCCAAATCCAACAAGCATTTGTGGGAGCAAATCTCCAGCAAGATGAGGGAAAAGGGTTTCGACCGTTCCCCGACTATGTGCACGGACAAGTGGAGGAATCTGCTCAAGGAATTCAAGAAATTGAAGCAGCAGGATAGAGGAAATAATAACTGCAATAATAGCGGGAGTGCCTCTTCGGCTAATAAGATGTGGTATTACAAGGAACTGGAGGAGCTGCTCAGAGACAGGGCTAAGAATGGTTCTTACAAGagccctcctcctcctccgccgTCTGCCAAGGTTGAAGCTTATATTCATTTCCCAGATAAAGGAG GTCTTGAGGATGGAAGTATTCCATTTGGATCAGTGGAAG AAAATGGCAGAGCCAGTGTGAACCTTgaaacacctttagataatgaTGGTGACCCTCTTACTATTACTGCTGCTGATGCTGTTACAGCCAATGAAGTTCCTCCTTGGAATTGGAGGACTAGCCCCGATGCTG GCAGTGATGGACACCCTTCCTATGGTGGAAGGGTTATAACAGTCAAGTGGGGCGAGTACAGGAGAAGAATTGGTATAGACGGAACTGCTGATGCCATCAAGGAAGCGATCAAGTCTGCTTTCAGCTTGCGTACCAAAAGGGCATTTTGGTTAGAGGATGAGGACAGCATTATTCGGACTATTGACAGAGACATGCCTCTGGGAAATTATACTCTTCACCTTGATGAAG GGATCTCCTTCAAGGTGTGCCTGTACAATGAGTCTGATCGATTGGCTGTTCATACAGAAGACAAGACACTGTACACTGAAGATGATTTCCGTGATTTCTTGACCCGCCGTGGCTTGATAGGTTTAAGAGAGATCGATGGCTATAGATGCTTTAGCAATATAGATGACCTCCGTCCTGGTGCAGTGTACCAGGGGGTGAGACTTTTAGGGGACTAG